A region of the Sarcophilus harrisii chromosome 3, mSarHar1.11, whole genome shotgun sequence genome:
AGAAGCGGGGGACGGGCTGGCCACAGGTCCGCTGAGAGTGAGAAGGGCAGAGCCCAGGCCAGGGCAAGGCGGAAGGAGACTTGGGTTGCTGCTAGTGGGGATGGGTCGCTTGAAGGAAGTGATGCCTGGGGGCTGTGAAGGGGAAAGATAGAGACGGGGTGTGGGAGCAAAGGAAGCTCTCCTGGGCTTGGGAGGCGTCAGCAGGAGCCTGGAGAGGTGCTGGGAGGGCTGCCGGCTCCTGGAGCAGACTTGGCTGATAATGGGCACTACtggtttcttgaattgaattactGACTCCTGCTCTCCAAGAACTTCCTCCTGTCCCAGAAGACCATCTCCTTGTTGCTTGCTCTTCTCCCCTGAAGGCCAATCCCAATCCTTCCTTGGAAGactgtctctctccatttctccttctctgtctcccttctctccttttttttctctctcgctgtctttctctgtttctgtctctctgtctctgtctctgtctctttcacacaATTCCACTCGGTTGCTGAGAGGTAAGACAGGGACTactgtctccattttatttttctttaccatGAACTTAGTGACCATTATCAAAGACAGCCTTTCAAATAGACAATCACTAGTTTGTGAAAAAGCCCATCAAACGGTAAACATTTTGTTTAAGGGGTCAAAATGTTGCTGTTGGCTTTGATCCAGTAGCCCTGTTATTCTGCTCTTGGTTCCAGGTCCTCATCCtaaccttttccccctttctctttctcctgtcaCTCTCTTTTCAGAGGGGGAAGCTGAGAGCCAGAGAAGTGACACCGTTCACCCAAATGACCCAGCAGGTCAGTCCCCGAACCAGGATCCCAGTGCTGGGGGGCCCTGGTCTGAGGACACCTGAGCTGCTCCTCCCAGGCTGTGTTGTCCCAAGGAGGACCCCGTCCCTGTCTCAGACTAGTCTTCCCCGGCCACACACACTCCCTTCCCAGTTCCTAAAAGCAGCTACAATCTGAAACATGTCTTTTAGCACTTCCTCTTATGTTTTGACTCCCTCAAGACAACCTTAACTGTCTGTTTGGACCTTACATAGTGGCCAGCACAGTCTAGACACGTGGCAGCTGGATAGTAAATCTATTTTGATAGAACCTTTgcccttcttttttaaaagcccCTAAGTGCCAGTCCCAGGAGGAAATGGCCTTCCTGGATGAGACTATCCCAGGGAAGCAAGTCTTCAGAATCCTGCCCAGGCCAGGAGTAGGGTTCAGCCTTTGGGGTCCTCTCAGGGAACATACCGGGCAGACAATTCCATGGTGTCCCCAGAGTTCCTCCAAAGTTGGTTTCATTGCAGAAATGGAGGCTGAGCCAGTGAGGGAGGATGAGGAACAGGAAGACAAGAGCCCAGAAGGAGCAGCCCTAGGGGAGACGAGTCCGGCCGAGGAGGGCGGGCCGCAGCTCGAGAACGGAGAGCCCCCCGAGGAGAACGAAGAGTCTGGAGGCACAGATTCTGGGCAGGAGAACGCGGGGGAGGCTCGGGTCTTACGCTCGGGCACCTACAGCGACCGCACGGAGTCGAAGGCCTACGGCTCAGTTATTCACAAGTGTGAGGTAGCTCTCGGCCTAGCAGCCCCCGTCCGTCTCGCTCCCCGGAGCCGCCTCTCGCCCCCTCACCCCGAGCTCTGCCGTTGTCCGTAGGATTGTGGGAAGGAGTTCACTCACACGGGAAACTTCAAGCGGCACATCCgcatccacactggagagaagcccttCTCGTGCCGGGAGTGTAACAAGGCCTTCTCTGACCCTGCGGCTTGCAAGGCCCACGAGAAAACACACAGGTACAGGCAGCCCCGGGGGTCCGTTGGCCTAAAAGTACGTCCTACCAGTTCGTGTTGGCAGTTAGGAGGGGACCCTGCTCAGAGGCCACCTAGTCTCCCCTTCTGCAGCATCTCTTAGCCCTGCCTTCCTGCCCCTCACTCTTACCTTGTTCCAGAGCtgccccctaccccttcccccccaGTTCCAGCTGGAGGACTGCTACCAGCCCCTGTGGAGAGCTCGGCTGGCCCAGGGCCTGGGATGGCTGAGGCTAGCCCCCGCTCACCTTGGcaccccctccccagccccctgAAGCCCTATGGCTGTGAGGAGTGCGGCAAGAGCTACCGACTCATCAGCCTGCTCAACCTGCACAAGAAGCGCCACACGGGGGAGGCCCGCTACCGCTGCGACGACTGTGGCAAGCTCTTCACCACCTCGGGCAACCTGAAGCGCCACCAGCTGGTGCACAGCGGGGAGAAGCCCTACCAGTGTGACTACTGCGGGCGCTCCTTCTCCGACCCCACCTCCAAGATGCGCCACCTGGAGACCCACGACACCGACAAGGAGCACAAGTGCCCGCACTGCGACAAGAAGTTCAACCAGGTGGGGCCATTCCCACCCTTGTAGGCCCCTGCGTTTCATGCATTTAGGCCACCCGAGGCTCGGGACAGCCCCATTCCGATTGGTGGAGGTCGAGTGGGGGTCGGGGAGCCCTCAGGCGGCAGTGGGACCCCAAATACAAGGTCGGCCCAAACTCAGGACTGCCCCGGGGCTAACGGGACGATTAGACTAAGGGTCGGTGCCTCAGAAATGGCGGCTGTGTGCAGGGGTGGCAGGATGAGGCGGGCAGCTTCCTGAGGGGCGCCCTAACTTGTTAACGGGCACCAGAGAGTCTCAGGGGCCTGGGGCAGGCCATTGGCCAGGGGGGGCTCTCCTCAGCGCGCCGCCTCTGAGGATCCTCCCACCCTCTTCTGGAGAACAGGTGGGCAACCTGAAAGCGCATCTAAAGATCCACATTGCTGACGGACCCCTGAAGTGCAGGGAGTGCGGCAAGCAGTTTACCACCTCAGGTAGAGACACTggccctccccctcctcttctcctctccccagcTCTGCCCCTGATCTGCTTCCTCCTGGCTCCCTCCCCCAGCCTTGCCCTCGGCGCTGcccacctcttccccccacctccattGTTCCAGGAAACCTGAAGCGGCACCTTCGCATCCACAGTGGGGAGAAGCCTTATGTCTGCGTCCATTGTCAGAGGCAGTTTGCAGACCCAGGTGCCCTGCAGAGGCACGTGCGCATCCACACGGGTAAGCGGCTGCCctgggcgggggcggggggggagggaGCCCCGGGGGGGCAGGGGCGAGACTCACGCTGCCCCCGTCTCCACACGCCCATCTTGCTCCAGGAGAGAAGCCGTGCCAGTGCCTCATCTGCGGGAAGGCTTTCACTCAGGCCAGCTCCCTCATTGCCCACGTGCGCCAGCACACTGGTGAGAAGCCCTACGTCTGTGAGCGCTGCGGCAAAAGGTGACTGCCCCCCAGGGGCACCAGCTCGCACTTCCCGTCCCCGTGCCAGCTACTTCCCCCTTCGAGCCTGTCCTTCCATCCCCGGGACTTTTTGCCAAGAGTGACGAGCCTTGCGTCTGGAGGCAGAGGATCTGGGTTCGGATCCCGACTCTTGGTTTGctgctctccctttctctctggtCCTTTGAACTCGGGGGTTCAGCTAGCTGCCTCTGAAGTTCCTCTTAGTGTCCGGTAGCAGGGGAGGGGGCCCAGTCCCTTGCGCTTGCTCTCATCTCATTTTGTCCCTCCCCCCGCAGGTTTGTCCAGTCTAGCCAGCTGGCCAACCACATCCGCCACCATGACAACATCCGCCCGCACAAGTGCAGCGTGTGCAGCAAGGCCTTTGTCAATGTGGGGGATCTCTCCAAGCACATCATCATCCACACGGGTGGGTCCTGGCGGGGGAGCCCCTGGGAGGCGTGGGGACAGGGCTCAGTTTGGAGTCGGGGGGGTGTCCCTGGGGCAGGCAGGCCCAGGAGAAGAACCCCGGGAGAACTCGTGCTGTCCGGCCTCCTATGGAGACCCCAAGGACGCCAGCTCCCCAGTGCCTCGGCCTCCCGGGCTGAGTGTGGGGCTTGGAGCCGGGCTCTTGATTCCCTCCCCTCCGTGGGCC
Encoded here:
- the ZBTB17 gene encoding zinc finger and BTB domain-containing protein 17 isoform X3 — encoded protein: MDFPQHSQLVLEQLNQQRQLGLLCDCTFVVDGINFKAHKAVLAACSEYFKMLFVDQKDVVHLDISNAAGLGQVLEFMYTAKLSLSPENVEDVLAVAGFLQMQDIVSACNALKSLPGSASSASEKLEPAEPDGEEKKAEEEKKAAAAALSELDRARLGGERNGEPEAQAQSGGDGLGAESEKEAEGQEPAPAETGPSPVGTPLEVLLSQRSLQEGEAESQRSDTVHPNDPAEMEAEPVREDEEQEDKSPEGAALGETSPAEEGGPQLENGEPPEENEESGGTDSGQENAGEARVLRSGTYSDRTESKAYGSVIHKCEDCGKEFTHTGNFKRHIRIHTGEKPFSCRECNKAFSDPAACKAHEKTHSPLKPYGCEECGKSYRLISLLNLHKKRHTGEARYRCDDCGKLFTTSGNLKRHQLVHSGEKPYQCDYCGRSFSDPTSKMRHLETHDTDKEHKCPHCDKKFNQVGNLKAHLKIHIADGPLKCRECGKQFTTSGNLKRHLRIHSGEKPYVCVHCQRQFADPGALQRHVRIHTGEKPCQCLICGKAFTQASSLIAHVRQHTGEKPYVCERCGKRFVQSSQLANHIRHHDNIRPHKCSVCSKAFVNVGDLSKHIIIHTGEKPFLCDKCGRGFNRVDNLRSHVKTVHQGKAGIKIVEPDEGDEVNIVTVASDDMVTLATEALAATAVTQLTVVPVGAAVTADETEALKAEITKAVKQVQEADPNTQILYACDSCGEKFLDANSLAQHVRIHTAQALVMFQADTDFYQQYGPGSTWQAEQVLQAGELLFRPREGAEGQPALAEPPPPTVAE
- the ZBTB17 gene encoding zinc finger and BTB domain-containing protein 17 isoform X2, whose amino-acid sequence is MAAMDFPQHSQLVLEQLNQQRQLGLLCDCTFVVDGINFKAHKAVLAACSEYFKMLFVDQKDVVHLDISNAAGLGQVLEFMYTAKLSLSPENVEDVLAVAGFLQMQDIVSACNALKSLPGSASSASEKLEPAEPDGEEKKAEEEKKAAAAALSELDRARLGGERNGEPEAQAQSGGDGLESEKEAEGQEPAPAETGPSPVGTPLEVLLSQRSLQEGEAESQRSDTVHPNDPAEMEAEPVREDEEQEDKSPEGAALGETSPAEEGGPQLENGEPPEENEESGGTDSGQENAGEARVLRSGTYSDRTESKAYGSVIHKCEDCGKEFTHTGNFKRHIRIHTGEKPFSCRECNKAFSDPAACKAHEKTHSPLKPYGCEECGKSYRLISLLNLHKKRHTGEARYRCDDCGKLFTTSGNLKRHQLVHSGEKPYQCDYCGRSFSDPTSKMRHLETHDTDKEHKCPHCDKKFNQVGNLKAHLKIHIADGPLKCRECGKQFTTSGNLKRHLRIHSGEKPYVCVHCQRQFADPGALQRHVRIHTGEKPCQCLICGKAFTQASSLIAHVRQHTGEKPYVCERCGKRFVQSSQLANHIRHHDNIRPHKCSVCSKAFVNVGDLSKHIIIHTGEKPFLCDKCGRGFNRVDNLRSHVKTVHQGKAGIKIVEPDEGDEVNIVTVASDDMVTLATEALAATAVTQLTVVPVGAAVTADETEALKAEITKAVKQVQEADPNTQILYACDSCGEKFLDANSLAQHVRIHTAQALVMFQADTDFYQQYGPGSTWQAEQVLQAGELLFRPREGAEGQPALAEPPPPTVAE
- the ZBTB17 gene encoding zinc finger and BTB domain-containing protein 17 isoform X4 → MAAMDFPQHSQLVLEQLNQQRQLGLLCDCTFVVDGINFKAHKAVLAACSLGQVLEFMYTAKLSLSPENVEDVLAVAGFLQMQDIVSACNALKSLPGSASSASEKLEPAEPDGEEKKAEEEKKAAAAALSELDRARLGGERNGEPEAQAQSGGDGLGAESEKEAEGQEPAPAETGPSPVGTPLEVLLSQRSLQEGEAESQRSDTVHPNDPAEMEAEPVREDEEQEDKSPEGAALGETSPAEEGGPQLENGEPPEENEESGGTDSGQENAGEARVLRSGTYSDRTESKAYGSVIHKCEDCGKEFTHTGNFKRHIRIHTGEKPFSCRECNKAFSDPAACKAHEKTHSPLKPYGCEECGKSYRLISLLNLHKKRHTGEARYRCDDCGKLFTTSGNLKRHQLVHSGEKPYQCDYCGRSFSDPTSKMRHLETHDTDKEHKCPHCDKKFNQVGNLKAHLKIHIADGPLKCRECGKQFTTSGNLKRHLRIHSGEKPYVCVHCQRQFADPGALQRHVRIHTGEKPCQCLICGKAFTQASSLIAHVRQHTGEKPYVCERCGKRFVQSSQLANHIRHHDNIRPHKCSVCSKAFVNVGDLSKHIIIHTGEKPFLCDKCGRGFNRVDNLRSHVKTVHQGKAGIKIVEPDEGDEVNIVTVASDDMVTLATEALAATAVTQLTVVPVGAAVTADETEALKAEITKAVKQVQEADPNTQILYACDSCGEKFLDANSLAQHVRIHTAQALVMFQADTDFYQQYGPGSTWQAEQVLQAGELLFRPREGAEGQPALAEPPPPTVAE